The Actinomadura sp. WMMB 499 genome includes a window with the following:
- a CDS encoding steroid 3-ketoacyl-CoA thiolase: MANPVIVEAVRTPLGKRNGVLAGLKAQAVLAHALTAAVERSGIDPGQVEQVFAGCVTQAGEQGGHVGRYAWLYAGLPWQTGVTTVDAQCGSAQQAVHLAASQVAAGVVDVAIGCGVEVMSRTPLGANVYPADPRPDDWSLDMPDQFGAAERIAARRGLTRADLDAFGARSQQLAAKAWADGRFDREIAPIDAPVLDAEGNPTGETRTVTRDQGLRETTVESLGKLKPVLGPDALHTAGTSSQITDGAAAVVVMSEEKAEALGLRPRARFKAQALVGGEPYYHLDGPVQSTERVLARAGMTMNDIDITEVNEAFASVALSWASVHEPDIDKVNVNGGAIAIGHPVGATGARLITTALHELERRDAATALVTMCCGGALSTATILERV, from the coding sequence ATGGCGAACCCGGTGATCGTCGAGGCCGTGCGCACGCCGCTCGGCAAGCGGAACGGCGTGCTCGCGGGCCTGAAGGCCCAAGCCGTCCTGGCGCACGCCCTGACCGCCGCCGTCGAGCGCTCCGGCATCGACCCGGGCCAGGTGGAGCAGGTCTTCGCCGGGTGCGTGACGCAGGCGGGCGAGCAGGGCGGGCACGTCGGACGCTACGCCTGGCTGTACGCGGGGCTGCCCTGGCAGACCGGCGTCACGACCGTCGACGCGCAGTGCGGCTCCGCGCAGCAGGCCGTCCACCTGGCCGCGTCGCAGGTCGCGGCCGGTGTCGTGGACGTCGCGATCGGCTGCGGCGTCGAGGTGATGAGCCGGACGCCGCTCGGCGCCAACGTCTACCCCGCCGACCCGCGCCCGGACGACTGGTCCCTCGACATGCCGGACCAGTTCGGCGCCGCGGAGCGGATCGCGGCCCGCCGCGGCCTCACCCGCGCCGACCTCGACGCCTTCGGCGCCCGGTCGCAGCAGCTCGCCGCCAAGGCGTGGGCCGACGGCCGGTTCGACCGCGAGATCGCCCCGATCGACGCGCCCGTCCTGGACGCCGAGGGGAACCCGACCGGCGAGACCCGCACGGTGACCCGCGACCAGGGCCTGCGCGAGACGACCGTCGAGAGCCTCGGCAAGCTCAAGCCCGTCCTCGGCCCGGACGCCCTGCACACCGCCGGGACGTCCTCGCAGATCACCGACGGGGCCGCGGCCGTCGTCGTCATGTCGGAGGAGAAGGCCGAGGCCCTCGGCCTGCGCCCGCGCGCGCGCTTCAAGGCCCAGGCCCTCGTCGGCGGCGAGCCGTACTACCACCTGGACGGCCCGGTGCAGTCCACCGAGCGGGTGCTCGCCCGTGCGGGGATGACGATGAACGACATCGACATCACCGAGGTGAACGAAGCGTTCGCGTCCGTCGCGCTGTCGTGGGCGTCCGTCCACGAGCCGGACATCGACAAGGTCAACGTCAACGGCGGCGCGATCGCGATCGGCCACCCCGTCGGCGCCACCGGCGCCCGGCTGATCACCACCGCGCTGCACGAGCTGGAGCGCCGCGACGCCGCGACGGCCCTCGTGACGATGTGCTGCGGCGGGGCCCTGTCGACCGCGACGATCCTCGAACGCGTTTAA
- a CDS encoding TetR/AcrR family transcriptional regulator yields the protein MSSEAPRPLRADAARNSEKILRAAREVYAERGPDAPLEEIARRAGVGIATLYRRFPDKAMLVRAALDQSFTKVLAPVIEQALEDDDPRRGLARVIETAVSLTAQNYNTLAAAQNSGVAGMEASARFFESLAPLIERGQRAGLIRDDLVLDDVRRIMTMLVSVLWTLDPREGGWRRYVALVLDGLSPEAATPLPPPVPVLVRRPGA from the coding sequence GTGTCCAGCGAGGCCCCGAGACCGTTGCGCGCCGACGCGGCGCGCAACTCCGAGAAGATCCTGCGGGCCGCGCGGGAAGTCTATGCCGAGCGCGGTCCCGACGCCCCGCTCGAGGAGATCGCCCGCCGCGCCGGGGTCGGCATCGCGACCCTGTACCGGCGCTTCCCCGACAAGGCGATGCTCGTGCGCGCCGCCCTGGACCAGAGCTTCACCAAGGTGCTCGCCCCCGTCATCGAGCAGGCGCTGGAGGACGACGATCCGCGGCGCGGCCTGGCCCGGGTGATCGAGACCGCGGTCTCCCTGACCGCGCAGAACTACAACACGCTCGCCGCGGCCCAGAACTCCGGCGTGGCCGGCATGGAGGCGAGCGCCCGGTTCTTCGAGTCGCTGGCGCCCCTCATCGAGCGGGGGCAGCGGGCCGGGCTGATCCGCGACGACCTGGTGCTCGACGACGTCCGCCGGATCATGACCATGCTCGTCAGCGTGCTCTGGACCCTCGATCCGCGCGAGGGCGGCTGGCGGCGCTACGTCGCGCTCGTCCTCGACGGGCTGTCCCCGGAGGCGGCCACTCCCCTGCCGCCCCCGGTCCCCGTGCTGGTCCGCCGCCCGGGCGCCTGA
- a CDS encoding MBL fold metallo-hydrolase: MPIPGNPLAYTLVYALDSPRGPVLIDAGWQHEDAWTALTGGLATFGIDVADVHGVVVTHFHPDHAGLAGRVRETSGAWIAMHHADAEIVRLFNSVDRARRTGIEQASMKRAGASAAELEGFTGGGGRVDPPAVPDRELSDGDMIDLPGRKLRAIHTPGHSPGHVCLHLEDADRIFTGDHVLPRITPHIGLYPYDTPDVDPLGAFLGSLARVGEMTVEEVLPAHQYRFADLPARVREIIEHHEERLGEITALLSASPTTLWDVAAGLAWRHPWAEMPVEARRMATGEAAAHLRTLENRGLVRRADTGDVLSFTLAG, from the coding sequence GTGCCCATCCCGGGCAACCCGCTCGCGTACACGCTGGTGTACGCGCTGGACAGCCCGCGCGGGCCCGTCCTGATCGACGCGGGCTGGCAGCACGAGGACGCCTGGACGGCCCTGACGGGCGGCCTCGCGACCTTCGGGATCGACGTGGCCGACGTGCACGGGGTCGTCGTCACGCACTTCCACCCCGACCACGCGGGCCTCGCCGGGCGAGTGCGCGAGACGTCCGGCGCGTGGATCGCCATGCACCACGCGGACGCCGAGATCGTGCGGCTGTTCAACTCGGTCGACCGGGCACGGCGCACCGGGATCGAGCAGGCCTCGATGAAGCGCGCCGGGGCGTCCGCGGCCGAGCTGGAGGGCTTCACCGGCGGCGGCGGCCGGGTCGACCCGCCCGCGGTCCCCGACCGGGAACTGTCCGACGGCGACATGATCGACCTGCCGGGCCGCAAGCTCCGCGCGATCCACACGCCGGGCCACTCCCCCGGTCACGTCTGCCTGCATCTGGAGGACGCCGACCGGATCTTCACCGGCGACCACGTCCTGCCGCGCATCACCCCGCACATCGGCCTGTACCCCTACGACACCCCGGACGTGGACCCGCTCGGCGCGTTCCTCGGATCGCTCGCCCGCGTCGGCGAGATGACCGTGGAGGAGGTGCTGCCGGCCCACCAGTACCGGTTCGCCGACCTGCCCGCGCGCGTCCGCGAGATCATCGAGCACCACGAGGAGCGGCTCGGCGAGATCACCGCGCTGCTGTCGGCGTCCCCGACCACGCTGTGGGACGTGGCGGCGGGTCTCGCCTGGCGGCACCCGTGGGCCGAGATGCCGGTGGAGGCCCGCCGGATGGCGACGGGCGAGGCCGCCGCGCACCTGCGCACGCTGGAGAACCGCGGCCTCGTCCGCCGCGCGGACACCGGCGACGTGCTGAGCTTCACGTTGGCAGGCTGA
- a CDS encoding collagen binding domain-containing protein, with product MTLISPAGRQVSRAVAHADGAYGVRAPMAGSYVLITSADGHRPQASALAVGGEPVVHDVLMGGMSGLTGVVRSAHGGAPISGAVVIVTDVRGDVLATAEADARGEFGFAELVPGTMTLAVSSAEHRPRAMPVEIGDGGVTRVEVELHPGAHVRGAVRGAGVPLGGARVTLVDAAGNTVATTTTGPDGTYAFSDLDGGAYTVIATGYPPKATAVTVSGGGLDGHDIDLADGEA from the coding sequence GTGACGCTGATCTCCCCGGCGGGGCGGCAGGTGAGCCGCGCGGTCGCGCACGCCGACGGCGCGTACGGCGTGCGCGCGCCGATGGCGGGCTCCTACGTCCTGATCACCTCCGCCGACGGGCACCGGCCGCAGGCCTCCGCCCTCGCGGTCGGCGGCGAGCCCGTCGTCCACGACGTTCTGATGGGCGGGATGAGCGGCCTGACCGGCGTGGTCCGGTCCGCGCACGGTGGGGCGCCGATCTCCGGTGCCGTGGTCATCGTGACGGACGTCCGCGGCGACGTCCTCGCGACCGCGGAGGCCGACGCGCGCGGCGAGTTCGGCTTCGCCGAGCTGGTGCCGGGGACGATGACGCTCGCGGTGAGCTCGGCCGAGCACCGGCCGCGGGCGATGCCCGTCGAGATCGGGGACGGCGGCGTCACCCGGGTCGAGGTCGAGCTGCACCCGGGCGCGCACGTGCGGGGCGCGGTGCGCGGGGCGGGCGTCCCGCTCGGCGGCGCGCGGGTGACGCTGGTGGACGCGGCGGGCAACACCGTCGCCACGACGACGACCGGTCCGGACGGGACCTACGCCTTCTCCGACCTGGACGGCGGCGCGTACACGGTCATCGCGACCGGCTACCCGCCGAAGGCGACCGCGGTCACCGTGTCCGGCGGCGGGCTGGACGGCCACGACATCGACCTCGCCGACGGCGAGGCATAG